A window of Thalassophryne amazonica chromosome 12, fThaAma1.1, whole genome shotgun sequence genomic DNA:
atcacacttcttctgacacaaggactaatgtatcataatcacactgtggttggaacattcaattctctattctttatctcactgctccgcttatggctgcattctgcctgggtcatcttcacatgtcctgaaaaagagcttagcgtgcacacagagataccacaacttgcagaagcacgtcatgtcacatatcttaagtaaccttcacccatcacatcagtacagtacactttatcagagcagagagaactacattctaccagagcagagaacacaaaacatgcatgataaaataaaacagtgtatctacagaataactccaacagagACCCTGCATTTACTttcctgactgtgaagaatgaacGAATATCTCGTTTCTTTGGGGGGGGGCGGTCGCGGCCACTGTGGTAAGTGGTGCTGCTTGATGTGACAACTGGGATAGACAACCAAGTTAGCTAATCAGACAAGGATATCTACGTTAAAGAGGGGGGCTTCCAGCAGTAGCATACATTTAAGcctttatgtgccataataatggaggacagcggttttattggtcgtgattacacagtagggggctgaatattggtagggacgtgaccctagcgTCCCTACCCAAAAGTACGCCCTAGGGAAAATATCacagttatctgggaactactttttgcgcaggaattcatcaagcacgtcggccgcgggcgcgtacgaacacagaatatacagaaactggacagttgttcggccataacgagagcgtccattttcagcttgtcataagctaagctaatggtgctcgtgagagtgtgggtttgtttcacactctcacgagcaccacAAGCTTATCTTACGGCGGTATAATGAGAGCGGCGCTTTGCGCACGGTGGGTTTGTTTTTCCCTCGTGTTCGCTGACGTCATACTTTTGTTACCATGGTAGCCCTTAACACTTGTGGTCTCCACGGTAACGGAGAGCGCCGATTACTGCTACCGGATTTACTCGTTTTCGCTACAAATTACAGAATAGTTCCGTTTTGACGGGTTAAATAACTAAAGGTCACCGTGATGGAGGCTTGTGGGACTTTATCTGTGCGGAATCTGGAGGCTTTGTCTGCTTTGTTGTCCAGTCACCAGGAGGAAGAGGACGAAGGCTGGAAGGTCAGAAAAGtctctcaacacacacacacacatatattgaaAACCAGCAAATTAAAGATGAAAGTGTGCAGTTTAACATCGTATTCATTATTTATGATCAACTCCAAAATGATGCTTCAACACAATAAATAATCAGCTTCCAATCTTCGTGATTTATTTTGGAGTTCCTAAGAAAACTAATAGAATCTCTCAATATTCACCctcatttattttaattattttctagTTTCATATTTTGTTTTAATCAATTGTTTATCATAAAGCACTTTttcaagtaataataataatgttttataaacaaccaataaataaatataaaaaccgCCCAGAATTCAAAGATGAATGAAATAAGCATACAAATAAGAACAGAATTAAAACttgtaaaattaaaatacaaaataaataagaccATACAATGCTAACTGTAAATGTAGAATGAAGAAAATACAGACATGATGCAGACTGCAGATAATGAaccaatgacccccccccccccccgcccccaccaccaccaaaaaaaaacagaaataaccaAACAACAGGTAAATAAATTAAGAACGTTACCTTCAGAAAATTCAGCAAACTGAGATTTAATTGTCAAACCATCAACATAATTGTTCTTTACTCTTCTTTAAAAGGAaaaatatttatatcagtttaccTAAATATGCCACaatattgatatatttttaaAAGTAATCAGGCTATGAAACAGACAAACCTCACACCACCTCCTCAGTGGTCATTCATGTGCTCGTCTTTACTAAAAGAAGCCGGTAATTGATTCTGTGCAGAATGTGAACGCCTCTGCTCAGCTCGGACCCGGACACCTTGGTCCCCTGCCTCAAAAACATCAAGGAGGTAACCGTTTGAATTTCTTTCAGATAAGCAGGTCAGAAGAGAAGTACACATTGTGTTTGTTCCTGTTTGTTTAGCATCGACTTCCTGTGTGAAGAACAACACCAAAGATATCTGGAATGAGGAGGAAGTGTCTGAGGGCCCTCACTACGACGACCTCTGTGACCCGCGGCCGCAGCCAGAGTAAGAAATAGACACACGCAAAAAAAAGGCACATGTGATGGTGATCAAACTCTGTGCCCTTCACAAAGTATTTTGTTATTCCATACTACAAAagcactcatatatatatatatatatatatatatatatatatatatatatatatagcatcaaCTATACTAAGCTTTAGCATCAACAGTAGATGGAGTAAGCATGGTTGATGCTGTCCTACTTATGGTTGATGCTAAGGCTTAGCATCAACCTCAGTCAGTGTTGACAGCAAACATGGTTGATGCTAACCAGGAGTGTTTGTATTTGCACAGGCTGTTCGCATTTACACTCATTGTGATGACAGTAAGTTTTACAGTTGATGCAAACAGTTTATGATTGACGTTAACTGTGCTTGATCCTACTGTTCGTGTTAGCCTCAGTTAGCTTACTAACATATGCTAATACTAAGGGCGATACAGTGTTCTCCTTAAGACAACTGTAATTAGTATAAATTGTTGTCCACTCAGAATGTGAAATCTGGTCATTTCTGGGAAGCTTGCATCACTGTTATTAATTTCTGTATGTCGTTTGACAATTTGGGGGTGGGGCTATTCCTAATTGATTCTAATGAGATGGTTTCTATACTTTTTGTGTATTCCTGACTGTGTGAGCAGATATGAAATAATCTTGAAGCAGAGTGTGAGACCTGAGGATGTGTTTTTGGGTTTGAGCAGAAAGGATGCGTCGTCCATGTGCTGTGAAGACATGCTGGTAACTGTGTCACACAAACCACCAGGAGTGATACACCCCGAAAGCAAGACGACCGAAAAACATTAACACGAAAACACAAATGACAATTTTTCCTGCAATACATGACCTTTCAAAATCTGTCCTCCaccaaaatttttcttttttgaatgagTATGTTCTTGATTTTAGTGTGAAATTATTCTTTGTGCACAAAAACATTCCCAACAGCTTTATGTCACCATTAACTGAAGCATTTATTCAAGTTTTTCTCTTCAGTGGAAGAGTTCCTAAGAATATTAAGTAAGAATATTAACTAAGTATATTTCCTGACATATTACTGAGATAGAGTGAGCATCTATTTTGTTGGAGTCAAAGGTTAAAACAGGTGTtgcctgttatttatttattctttttttgggggggctagATCAAGTAGAAACTTGGAGGCtgcaatttaaaattttaaaaatttttactttattaaatgttttttgtttaattctatttatttatttgctgttttGTCACATTTTGTAAACTATCATAtgttccagagtataaattgcattTTTAACTAATTTGGGAGGTGCTGCAATTTATAATCTTGTGCAATTTATATACCAATAAAATAaagtcactcactcattttcaaccgcttactccaattaagggttgtgaggggctggaggctatcccagctgtcatagaGCGAAAGGCAggcttcaccctggacaggaggccagtctgtcacagggacacaaacagacaaacaaacacatacccgcatgcacacctacggacagtttaagTTTTGGAAGCCAGagtacccagagagaacccacaccgacaaacatggggagaacacacaaactccacacagaaaggacacaggtgggaatcaaacccatgacctccttgctgtgaggcagcagtgctaaccactaatctaccGTGCTGCCTAAATCAAATCATGTGTTCACACACTCACAGggacacagacaaataaacacagtcacacccactcacacacctacggacaattttaaagattccaatccacctaacccgcatgtctttggatgtgggaggaaaccggagcagctggaggaagtaagtaagtaagtaaattttatttatatagcacctttcacagacaagagccacaaggtgcttcacaatataaaagcacagtacaccacacaatacatcagacaatggccgagacatttaaaaacataacataggatagcaAAGCAGCCCAAACGCTAAGCAAAAGCTTAGCTTTTGCTTAGCGTTTGCTTAgctgcaaacacacaaacacagggagaacatgcaaactccacacagaaaggccacagtcgggaatcgaacccatgaccttctcactgtgaggcagcagtgctaaccactaagtcaccatgttgCCCTTTCATGTGTtcaatattaatattttattaatattaataataataacaataatattattaataataatatctattattattattattacaactatTTATATAAGACTTTCTCAGCAGTCACAGGACTAATATAAATAAACTCCCAACAATAAAATAGTAAATGGCAACAATAAAAGTTACACTACACAAATGCCCAAACATCCCAAAtttaagagctgataatacaggagAAGAGgtgctagtgcagcagatagccaaaacaatcgttcagtttgtgataaaagcatgaaatttggtacaaataTAGCCAAAGGCATACCGAAAAGATTTGGATATGGAGGCATTATGAATTTTCAACGTGGcacccatggcagccatttttcgaAATGGCCACCAGCAACGCCTGTTTTCTTATGAGTGACGGACATAATATGATATTTTAGACATATTTACCATATATTGTACTTGGTAAATGTCTATAGGATAATTGAAAAGTTGTCATTTCATATTCAAGATGGCCGCCATTTCCCAAGATGGCAGCTGT
This region includes:
- the dnaaf6 gene encoding protein PIH1D3, translating into MEACGTLSVRNLEALSALLSSHQEEEDEGWKNVNASAQLGPGHLGPLPQKHQGASTSCVKNNTKDIWNEEEVSEGPHYDDLCDPRPQPEYEIILKQSVRPEDVFLGLSRKDASSMCCEDMLVKIKLPDTKASDVVLDVKEKFLDLRTPKYKLGLHLPHPVCSQEGRAHFFSEREQLEVTLRINHPMDSINMQ